The sequence GCAGTGGCAGGAGCAGAAGCTATCATAGCAGGGTAGAGGTTGTCGATGCACAACAAGTTGAGGCGTCGGTGTTAGACCTCGACACAATCAGCAACAGCCCTTTCTACGTCTATGTCGATAGAGGAGACGATGTTCTCGCAATTGCACCTGGTTTCATCATTAAATCTGGTGAGTATAGAGACATTGTTGTTCTGTGTTTAGACAGATCGAAAATACCGACAAAGGAAATAGAGCTTAGAGCCGCGAAAGGAAGTGAACTAGCCCTTGCCAGGGTAAAGCTGGGGCCCACAGGCTATGAGACCTCTGTTAAATGGATTGTTGAGACCCCTGCTGAGAAGAGGCTTGTATACGACGAGGAGAAGGGTGTTTACAGATTCATTGAAGAGTATAAAGAGAGGCCTAGGGCTAGGGGTGCAAGAGTAGAGATATGCTTCAAAAAACCGCGCTCCGGAAGCCTCTGCAGAGAGATTGCAGCTGCTAGAGCTCCGGGTGAGGAGGCAAGGGGTACAAAGAGCTTCAAAATCATCACAACAATAGTGGTGTTCCACAAAAAGCTGCTTCAGGATGCATATAGGCTCTTCTCCGGTGCTATAGAGGCCCAAGGCCAGGAGATTGTTGCAGGGTATAGAGAGGGCTTTGTAACTGCAAAGACAGTGTTGGATATTCCGCTAGCGAGAGACTCTATAGCCGAACAATCTATATAGGATTGATTTAGAAGAGCAGCAAGTCTTAAAGGAGGTTTTCGCTTTCTAAGGGCTAGGCGCGGAGATGATGAGCTTCGGTCGCACTGAACGGTGATTGATCATTCCTCCCACTGATTAGCTTACTAGGCATTTTCTTAGCTTCTCTAGAACGTTTTCAAGTTCGTTTAGCACTGAATCGAGTGAGTGCTGATCTCCCAGCCTAATGGATTCCAAACCCATTTTCACTAGCTCTATTGCTTCGTAGACTTCTTTACATGTTGTCTTCTCCACGTTTTTGTCTATTGCTTTGCTTTGTATAGCGTTCCTTAGCTCATTGACGATTTTCTCTATAGACTCTACTCTCTTCTCCAGTTCGCTCAACCTGGATAGAACATCCTTTGGCTCTACCGCAATACTATACTCTCTAGCAATCTTTGTGGTGTTTGTTAATGGTTTTTGCTCTACCTCCTTCTCCTCACCCTTACCTGCTTCGGGCATCTCCACCCTTAGCACATAGCCTTTCTCCGTCCTCGACACAACACCTTTTGCCCTCAGCCTTGTCAGAACAGCTCTGACAAGCCTTGGGCTAACACCTAGATAGTCTGCTATCTCAGATGGTTTTGCATTTGGATGCCACTTCAAATACTCTATCACTTTACTGGCTATGCTCTCGCCACTCAAGTCTCTGCCCTATGCTCTCTATACACTTAGAAATGTTTTGTGCTTTGTGCTTCACCTCGACTAGCCACAGACTAGTCTGTTACAACATCGTCTATCCTTATAGCTACAGCACCTCCACTTATAAGATCATCTATGGCCCTCTCCTCAGATCCTGGAGGGCTGTTTATACCCTTCACAGCATCCTCCAGAATAAACACTTGGAAGCCTAGCCTCAGACCATCTTCAGCCGTTGCCTTCACACAGTACTCGGCGGCTACACCAGCCATAAAAATCCTCCTCACACCACGCTGCCTAAGAACAGCGTCTAGCTCGGTGTCTTCGAATCCACTGAAAGCCTCTTTATCCTCTTTGAACGCCTTCGAAATCACTATGGCGTCTCTAGGCAGCTTCAGATCCTTGTGGAACTGAGCACCCCATGTATTTTGAATGCAGTGTGGCGGCCATGGACCGCCCCTGGTATTGAATGAGATGTGGTTTTGTGGGTGCCAATCCCTTGTGGCAACAACAACTGCTTTTGCCTTCTCAAACACCTCTATATACCTGTTGATCGTAGGGATTATCGATAGTGCGTTGGGGACTGGGAGGGCGCCGCCTGGCATGAAATCGTTTTGCATGTCAACAATTATCAGAGCGTCTGTGGGCAGAATCTTGAGTTTTGCCACGTGAGACACCAATATTTTATATTGTTTCAAGCTTTAAAATTCTTGTTGCATAGCTTCTACAGATTGGTGGTAATATGGATAGGGGCTACGAGTTTTTGAGCCACACAGCAGATGTGCTCATAAGGGTCTGGGGAGAGAGCGTGGAGGCTGTTTTCGAAGAAGCGGCAAAAGCGATGTTCGAAGTCATTACAGATACCACAAGAGTTGAACCAAGAGAGACTATCCATGTTAGTGTATGTGGATATGACATGGAGAACCTGCTTTACAGATGGCTAGAAGAGATGCTCTACCATCATGACAGCAAAAACATTGTTTTCGGAGAATTCAAAGTGGCGAAAATATATGAGAAAAGCAATGAAGAGAAGATGATCTGTTTAGAGGGATATGCAAGAGGAGAAGAGTTTCAACATGGCAAACACGAGCCGAGAACTGTTGTCAAGGCAGTTACATACAATGAGATGAAGATTTGGAAAGAAAACAATAAATGGTATGCAACATTTGTTGTAGACATCTAAACCATTTATCTACATGCAATCCGAGTCTATGGTACTATGACAAAGTCGTTATACCCTATAACACCCGTTTCCAACAACTCTATCTCCCATACATCAAATTCCTTGAGATTTTTAGCAGCCTCCACAAAGGCATCGACCCTGTCTTCAGACCCTTCAACATGGATTTCCACACTCCCATCAGGCAAATTTCTAACATATCCAAAAACCCCATAGACCATAGCCATGCTCTTAACTCTGCCTCTAAACCCAACACCCTGAACATCGCCATAAACACGAATCTTAACAGCCTTCACCACACCAAATCACTAAACCATAGCTCTTAAAGGTCAACAAGAATTTGCTAATGCTTAAAAATCTTTATCACAAACTATGAGAATATTATCAAAATTGGTATCGCCAATACTATCTGAATACTCCTCCCACCACAACCTAATGTAGACCAGGTTCTACATAAACCATTTCTAAACCTTTTGCATCACCTTGGTAAGCTGTTTCTACTCTTTCTTGGTGAAAAACTCATAAGAAAGTAGAAAGTATTGTGAGGTGCAAGTGACTTGCGATTTAATTTAAAGCTTATAACTCCCTATAATGAAGTAATAAGATTACATGATACTATGTTGAAAGATGAAACATGTGCACATCATATAGACGTAGATGAAAAGGTAGAAGATGTATCCGATAAATTAATACTATTGGGGATCGTAAATGATTACGTTCAGTTCATATGAATTTTATATTATTTTATTTATACTTTGTATTATGTCTATGGTACTAGTTTCTACAAGCGATGAACGCGAATATTAGATGTTATCTATTCAGATATGCAATCTATGTTTATTCATCACATTGTTCTTTAATGTAGTGGCATCACTGTCTTTGCTAGTAGGGACCCCAGGATGTATAGCAGTATCGAAACCCCAAATATCAATACGGTGTTCAAAGTGAATTCCCTTAGATAGCTTGTTTTTTGCAGAACCGCTACATAGAATGTCATGTAGGCTACAATAGCTATTGCAACTATAATCATAGCTGCAAATGCTATGTGTATAGATGGTGCTAGGAAGTATGGTAGTGCCAATAGGATTGAGGCTGTTATATAGGCTATGAATGTGTAGAGCGCTGAGCTCCCTGGCCTCTCCCTTCTCTCCTGCTTCGCTTGGGAATACGCTGCAACAGCCATTGATATAGACGCTGATATACCTGCTAGCAACCCTGTTAAGCCAGCGCTGATAGTGTTTTCGAAGGCCCCTAGAGACCCTGTGTAAATTCCTGTGAGCTCTATGAGAGCATCCGATAAGCCGAGCGTTATAAAGCCTATGTACCTAACCCTGGCCTCGTCGATAGAGTTTGCAAACTCTGTTTCATGCCTCTCCTCATCCTCGATTATCTTCGCCAGCTCATTTCGTATACTGGGATGCTCCTCCCCAATCTTCCTATAGGAATCTATTGCAAAACTCTCTTTAGACTCCATAAACTTTATCAATACTGTTAAACCATATATGTAGAATAGAAATGTGTAGACAAGCAACCTTAGGGTTAACAGCCTCGGTCTGCAGTCCCCAGCAAACCTCCTCCAAAACATGTAGTGTCTATACTCGTCCTCAGAAGCCCTAGTCAAAGCACTTCTCATCTTCTCGCTGACAAAAGGCATTTTCGCCAAGGCTCTGTATATGTGGTGGGATTCGAGCTCATCTATACACATTCTCAGCATCAAACTTTTTCGTGTTGGCAATTGGGCTACCAAAACACTTTTTGCTTTTGCACAAGAAAAGCTTATTGTATGAATAAAGCTATATATTAAATGTTTTTAGAGAGTCGAAGCAGTACTGAGTCTAGGCTGGTGTTCAAATGTGACTGGAGAGACTTTTGAGAGTATTAGGGAGAGGATTGCCAGGCTCCTGGAGGAGGCTGGGAAACCTCTTTCAGCTGAGGAAATAGCAAATATCTTTAGCCTAGATGTGAAAGATGTGTATATCCATTTAGAGCATATAGCGAAGAGCATTAGGAGAGAAAGCAACAATAGGAAAGCCCTTTTGATGATGCCGCCAAGGTGCAGGAAATGCGGATACATATTCAAGGATCTTGAAAAGCCTAGGAAGCCTTCTAGATGCCCAGGATGCAAAAGCGAGTGGATAGAGCCACCAAGATTCATCATAGCTAGTGTCCAGTGATATGACTCTCCTTGGCACGTTTAGACTCTTTAAACCGTGCAGCATACAATATTTTGTAGCTTTGAAACTAATGCCAATCTACTTTCAGCTCACCAAAACATAATCGATGTTGTGTTTGGGTGAAGACTATTTGGATAGATCCAGAATGTTTTTTGTAGTGGTCTTGCTTATAGATTCTTTTCTATGGGGCGTTTGGTTCGGTGGTCTATGGAGCTATAGACTAGCCTTTGCATCTAGGCTAACAGACGACTACATACAAGTTTCAGCCTCTTATGCGCTACCGCTATTCGCATCATCGATATCTTTTCTCGTTGCGTTGAAGAGACCTGGGTTTTTCAGGCAACATAGAATTGCTTTGTTCAAGCTTTCTGTTGTCCTATCAAGAGTGCTCTACATGGTTGCTGCAATAGTTGTACTGACAAATGTGCTCAGTTCTCTCAAGCTTTTGTATGCAACAACAGTTGTTCTCTCTATAGCCAGTCTCTTCGGAAGTGTTGCAGGAATTGTATGGACAGATTATATAGCTGATAATGTTCCAGATTATTGGAAGCCGAGATATGTTGCCCTAGACAGCTTGCTTGGTACTCTAGGGGCTTTGGTGGGTTCGATAATAGCTGGCTATATATTTGCTTTTGAAACCGGTGTTCGCTCTTATGGCAGGCTGTTCTTATTGGTGTCAACCATATTCTTACTGGATATGCCACTCATCATAATGCTGAAAGATATTCACAAAAATGTTGTGCAGATAGATGATGTGGGGAGAAGGGGTTCTAGACCCAGCCCCCTATTCTACATAGCCATAGTCGTTCTATATCTTGCACTCAACCTCCCAACAGCTCTCACAGCCCCCTACATAATCTATAGGCTTGGGGGAGACGAACTATGGATAACAGCAATCAACATATCCAATTTTGTGGCAAGCATTCTAATGCCTATAGCATTCAGCGAAGTACTTAGGAGAGTAGATCCACTATCTCTCGCAGGCATATCAATTGCAGTGGCAGCTATATCAACAGCGATATTCCCACAACTCAAAACAGTTGAACTCCAAATAGTAAGAGCTTTCGTTGCTGGAGCTGGAGGGATAGGCATATGGATGTCTATTATAAGCCACATGATATCGGATGTAGATCCGGAGAACAGGATCCAGCACAGCTCTACAGTATATCTAATACAAAACATTGTCCCCGCGATAGCGACAAGCATTGGCGGTCTACTTGCCGATGTCTTGAAGTCTCCTGAGGTGGTGTTCTACATGTCAGCCACAGCTATAGCATCGATACCAGCGATAACGAGATATAGGCGCCGGAGCGGAGATTAGCGATAAGGTAAAAACCTTATCTATAAAAATGAAATTTGTCGAGAAGATGATGAGGATTGGTCTTTGCTGAGTGGTGATTGGGGGAGCGATACCTGATTACCATTATATTCGCATCTATGGATAGAGGCTTTGGGGTTTGGAATCTCAGTAAAGAGGGTTTTCGAAAAAATTCTAGCTTTTCTCGATCAAATATCTTATCCAGGGTCTTATAGCAACCTCCTCTCCCTTCATCCTCACTATCCCCTTGTCGATGTATTCGCGAAGCTTTGAATCTCCCAATGCCGAGACAAAGGCATTTATATGTATAGAGTTGTCTTCGTCGAATACTTTGAGCAATGGCTCCAGCTCCTCTTTTCTAATCGCTATTGGCAGCGATGGTAATATGACTGGGTAGTCAAAGCTCTCGTGGATATATATAGCTGCGTCCACCCCTAGAAGCATAGATGCTATCACAATAAATGCTGTCTCTGCCTTGAACCCTGGTGTAGCGTTTATGTATATCCTCATACCCCTCGACCTCCTATCGCTGACTATGCTGAACACCTTGTCCAGTAGCTCTACAAGCCCGTAGTCAAACTCGTCGACGCTCTCAATCTTGCTCAGCTCAATGAGAAGAGGCTTCTGAAAACCGAGTCTCTGAAAAGCCTCTACAAGAACCTTGGAAACGAGTCTAGCTGTACATGTTTTGGTGTACAGCAAAACAATCTCGACATCGCCTGGGCTATGCCCAAAAACGCTCTGTATACCCAAAACACCGTTTACCTCAGCACAACTCCTCCCCCTCTCATTAACAACAAAGCTAATCATATCACCAATTAGACTGCGATCCTCCAAAGCTTTGCAGACATTCCCATCAGGAATCCTGTTCCTATCATCAGATGGTGAAAGCCTGTACCACTCCCCAAAATCGGGGTACCTAGACTTGTACCTCGCCCCCAAAACCCTGTTGAAATTTCCTAAAAGCGATGTTCCAACAAGAGATATGTAGCATGCACTAACCACAAAACCACCTCTCTCAGCTACACAATCATCGATAAAAGCTTAAAAAATTGCTTGACTAACGAAGCAGGGATTGAGTCTTTGTAAAGGTCCCAGCATTAATGGGTGGGCCACAACAAAATTTTTATTTCTGCGCCATTCACACTCTCCACTAGCTGGTGGTATCTATTGTATCGCTAGATGTTGCCTTGGCTATAGCACTATACTGTTTGGGAGTAGCCATAGCCTTGGCGTACTACTGGGTTGGCTCAGTCAAAGAAGGTAGGGAATTGAAAGAAGACTATCTGTGCATGGGGTGATCCACATTTATAGTGGATATCGCTATTATATCTGCCTATCTTCTTGCTATGATTCTAATAGGTGTGTATGCCGCTAAGAGGGTTAGCAGTGCCAGTGATCTGTATGTCGGCGGACTCAATTTCGGTGGTGTAGCAACAGCGCTATCGTTCTTCACAACATATTTCAGCTCAGTTATATTTGTTGGCGCAACTGCAATCGGATGGAAGTATGGTTTGCTGGTGCTGTGGAAAGATGTTTTCGTGGTTTTTGTGGGAACCTTAGCAGCATTTATATTTATTGGTCCAAGGCTGCTAGCATTTTCTAGGAGATTTGGCTTTTCATCTATTGTCGAGTTCATCGAGGTTAGATACAAGACGAGTTTGGCTGGCATTATAGCAGCTTTAACAACCTTCGTCGGACTCTACATATATACAATATCTGCGCTAATTGGTATGGCAAGAGCCTTGGAGGCCATGGGCCTCGACTACACGATGTCGCTGTTGATATCGTCTGCTACAACACTTCTCTACATAGCCCTCGGAGGTTATCTGGCCCAGGTCTGGACACAGAGCATCCAAGCCGTTTTCATGCTGGCCATGGCCATAGCAATAGCTGTAACATCTCTTGCTAGTGTTGGCGGTATTGGGAATTTGCAGCAGAGGCTTTCAAGCATAGATCCTCTGCTAGCCAGCTGGCCCTACAGAGACCTATTACCCATGTTCTCTTTCTACCTAAGCCTAGGCTTCATGGGCATTGGAAACCCTGCTCTGGTAATGAAATTCATAACAGCAAGGGATAGAATCTCGCTTAAACTGGCAACAGTTGTGGCCACAGCTACCGTCGCTACACTAACCCTCTCACTAGACATAGCATCTGCTACAACAAGAGCCATAATATCCTCAGATAGCGTTAAACCGGACCACGCATTCATCTATCTAACAAAGACTCTCATGCCAAAAGGCTTTGACACTCTAATGATAATAGCGATACTATCAGCTTCAATGTCAACAATATCAGCATTGATAAACACATTGACCCACACACTAAGAGATGTTGTGAAGAAGCTTGGAAGCAACCTCATTGGCAACACAAAAAGAGATGTTATGTTCTTCCGCCTAACCACAGCAACATTAGCGGCCACAGCCACGATCCTAGCTCTAAAACCGCCAGAAATGCTGATAACGCTATTTGGTGTAACAACAGCAATACTATCATCAACACTGGTAGGCCCGATCATATACGGTCTATACTGGAGAAAAGCAACCGCTGAAGGAGCTATAGCATCAATGGTTACAAGCTTTGCCATAGCAATCGCTGTTAGCGCCTACGGCCACTTCAGCTTCCCATGGACATACTACGCATTTGTCCCAGCCTTGGCAGCATCACTCACAGTCATGCCCATTACAAACCTCGTCTCAAAACCAGCAAGAAAACAGAATTGCTAGACACATTGCAGTAATCTCAACAACCAAAATTATTTTTATCTAAATCCCCAAGCCACAAGCAGAAAAACAAACAATATGGGTCGTAGAAAAATAAAGTATTGTGTAGACTGTACAAGGCCCTACACCAGTTTTTGCAGACACCAATAACATTAGCATGTCTAACAGCATTTCCTCAGGTTTGTGGAACGTTGTTATATCATTTGCCTTAGCTACAATCTCAGCGTTTGACCCGCAAAACACATTGGTATCTCTTATGTTAGATGTAGTCGGAGGTTTCTTTAGCATAGCTTATGAGGATCTATACAATGTGCTTGTCATATACAACTTTTCAATAGCTGTATTTGGCCATGTCTATGTAATTTTACCCCATTACCTGTGCTACACCATGTCTGGAGTTTATTAGAATCTCCCTAAAAAAAATTCAATTTAACTTCATGATGTACTAAAGCTTTAGATAGGGATTGCAGGTCTTGTTCTACACAGTAATGTAACTATGTTGAGCATTTCTATGGCTCTGTATGCTTGTTTTCAAAAAAGATTTTAATGTCTCGGTCTATTTCTTTACTGATTATGTGTTTGGTGGGTTTGTATGGGTGGGTATGATGTTGATAGAAACGAGTTTGTTGAGTTGGTTAAGAGGCTATGTGGTGTTGTTGGACCGTCTGGCAGGGAGCATGATGTGAGGGGCCTGGTCATCGATTTGGTTAGGGACTATGCCGATGGTTTGTGGGTGGATTCCCTAGGTAATGTAATTGCTTTGAAGCGTGGTGGGGGTGTCTACAGATTTTTGTTGGCTGCCCACATGGATGAAATCGGGCTTTTCGTTAGCTTTATAGAGGACAGCGGTTTCCTGCGTGTTCAGCCTATTGGCGGTGTTGGTGAGAGGGCTCTTGTTTTTCAGAGGGTTTTGGTGAAGACCAGGGATGGAAGGGTCTACAGAGGGGTTATAGGCCTCAAGCCCCCTCATGCTGCCAAGCCTGAGGAGCTTAGGCAGATCCCCGAGATAAAGGACCTTTTCGTTGATGTCGGTGCCAGGTCTAGGGACGAGGTGAAGGCTATGGGTATAGACGTTGGCGATGTGATAGCCTTTGACAGGGACGTCACTTTGCTCGGCTCTGACAGGATAACTGGGAGGGGGTTCGACGATAGGCTAGGGCTTGCAGTGGCTATAAAGGCTTTTCAAATGATTGAGAAAAGCGAGGCTGACGTATATCTAGTTGCAACTGTCCAGGAGGAGGTTGGGCTCAAAGGCGCTAGAACAACTGCCTTCTCCATAGACCCCCACATAGCGCTAGCAATAGATACCACAGTTGCAAACGACCTGCCCGGGACACCACAAAGCGAGTGGGTAACTGCACTCGGGAAAGGACCGGCGATAAAGATTGCTGATGGTAGAGGCTCGTCAGGGATAATAGTACACAAAGAGATTGTTGACAAGCTCATAGAGGTTGCAAACAAGCTTGGAATACCATACCAGCTAGAGGTTCTCCCAGGGGGAACAACAGATGCATCAGCAATACAGCTAAACAGAGAGGGTGTCCCAACAGGAGTAGTATCAATACCGACAAGATACCTACACTCACCAGTAGAGGTAGCAGACATAAACGACGCCATAAACACAATAAAACTTGTAAAAGGATTCGCAGAAGCACTAACACCAGAATACGTAGACGGTCTAAAGAAGAGAAAGATAAAATAACGAGAGTTGCAAAACTAATCATTCTACTTTTTAATTGATCCAAACAAGATAATAATAAAATAATGTTATTAAAAATGAATTGTTTTTGAATATGTTCTATGTTGTTGGTGCTTGAGGAGATGGTGTAGATATTGCCGACTCGGCCTTGCTCGGCTTCCACACAAGACCTAGTATACCGCCTACCAGACTTAGTATGGATCCTATAACGAATCCGCCACCAAAGAATAGACTTATTATGGATAAGATTAATACTATCATGGACCACGTCCTAACCTTTTTTGGCATACCCGATCTGATTTGCAGCGCACCAATAACAATTACAATACCGATTATTATTATTAGAGCGATGATGACTATGACCACCCCTCTAATGAAACCTGCCAGCCCTGGCGCCAAGGATTCTATGGATTCTACATCAATACCTTTAATGGCTAACTCTATTTCTGCTCTTATTCCGTCAAGAGCTATTAGCACACCCCCTATGAGAGATAGAATTA comes from Ignisphaera sp. and encodes:
- a CDS encoding nicotinamidase; the encoded protein is MAKLKILPTDALIIVDMQNDFMPGGALPVPNALSIIPTINRYIEVFEKAKAVVVATRDWHPQNHISFNTRGGPWPPHCIQNTWGAQFHKDLKLPRDAIVISKAFKEDKEAFSGFEDTELDAVLRQRGVRRIFMAGVAAEYCVKATAEDGLRLGFQVFILEDAVKGINSPPGSEERAIDDLISGGAVAIRIDDVVTD
- a CDS encoding HTH domain-containing protein; amino-acid sequence: MSGESIASKVIEYLKWHPNAKPSEIADYLGVSPRLVRAVLTRLRAKGVVSRTEKGYVLRVEMPEAGKGEEKEVEQKPLTNTTKIAREYSIAVEPKDVLSRLSELEKRVESIEKIVNELRNAIQSKAIDKNVEKTTCKEVYEAIELVKMGLESIRLGDQHSLDSVLNELENVLEKLRKCLVS
- a CDS encoding transcriptional regulator, whose translation is MTGETFESIRERIARLLEEAGKPLSAEEIANIFSLDVKDVYIHLEHIAKSIRRESNNRKALLMMPPRCRKCGYIFKDLEKPRKPSRCPGCKSEWIEPPRFIIASVQ
- a CDS encoding archease, translated to MDRGYEFLSHTADVLIRVWGESVEAVFEEAAKAMFEVITDTTRVEPRETIHVSVCGYDMENLLYRWLEEMLYHHDSKNIVFGEFKVAKIYEKSNEEKMICLEGYARGEEFQHGKHEPRTVVKAVTYNEMKIWKENNKWYATFVVDI
- a CDS encoding putative CRISPR-associated protein, which translates into the protein MVSACYISLVGTSLLGNFNRVLGARYKSRYPDFGEWYRLSPSDDRNRIPDGNVCKALEDRSLIGDMISFVVNERGRSCAEVNGVLGIQSVFGHSPGDVEIVLLYTKTCTARLVSKVLVEAFQRLGFQKPLLIELSKIESVDEFDYGLVELLDKVFSIVSDRRSRGMRIYINATPGFKAETAFIVIASMLLGVDAAIYIHESFDYPVILPSLPIAIRKEELEPLLKVFDEDNSIHINAFVSALGDSKLREYIDKGIVRMKGEEVAIRPWIRYLIEKS
- a CDS encoding ferritin family protein gives rise to the protein MCIDELESHHIYRALAKMPFVSEKMRSALTRASEDEYRHYMFWRRFAGDCRPRLLTLRLLVYTFLFYIYGLTVLIKFMESKESFAIDSYRKIGEEHPSIRNELAKIIEDEERHETEFANSIDEARVRYIGFITLGLSDALIELTGIYTGSLGAFENTISAGLTGLLAGISASISMAVAAYSQAKQERRERPGSSALYTFIAYITASILLALPYFLAPSIHIAFAAMIIVAIAIVAYMTFYVAVLQKTSYLREFTLNTVLIFGVSILLYILGSLLAKTVMPLH
- a CDS encoding M42 family metallopeptidase, with translation MGGYDVDRNEFVELVKRLCGVVGPSGREHDVRGLVIDLVRDYADGLWVDSLGNVIALKRGGGVYRFLLAAHMDEIGLFVSFIEDSGFLRVQPIGGVGERALVFQRVLVKTRDGRVYRGVIGLKPPHAAKPEELRQIPEIKDLFVDVGARSRDEVKAMGIDVGDVIAFDRDVTLLGSDRITGRGFDDRLGLAVAIKAFQMIEKSEADVYLVATVQEEVGLKGARTTAFSIDPHIALAIDTTVANDLPGTPQSEWVTALGKGPAIKIADGRGSSGIIVHKEIVDKLIEVANKLGIPYQLEVLPGGTTDASAIQLNREGVPTGVVSIPTRYLHSPVEVADINDAINTIKLVKGFAEALTPEYVDGLKKRKIK
- a CDS encoding acylphosphatase, with amino-acid sequence MKAVKIRVYGDVQGVGFRGRVKSMAMVYGVFGYVRNLPDGSVEIHVEGSEDRVDAFVEAAKNLKEFDVWEIELLETGVIGYNDFVIVP